A single window of Dermacentor albipictus isolate Rhodes 1998 colony chromosome 1, USDA_Dalb.pri_finalv2, whole genome shotgun sequence DNA harbors:
- the LOC139056398 gene encoding uncharacterized protein: MAPLLNTAFRVFGALLVVFVLKNSADAKKVLNINDKVKDFVQKLGRQHNTKVVWWDMYAKPEKLLSKGDYKKYQVFAKADPMRYGARSNGTNIPNTVYVTRFHNEQPSHSQKVVIKRKTRREKHASWQSTKSIHLDVNLRTSLSLSGIFNFRAGLDYSYDLTSAESHVEKEVVEFEIEKEITIPPRTMVEVEWIITESVQRYPWKSDVLLDGWFALLFEKRVHNHNLWFHPIDVIKDPDLKLHEPSGVVFTTEGIAEGVHLITNDLRVRQYPLVAGTSASANTTTYHLRGRDVVSRTIKETSLAGAETSL; this comes from the exons ATGGCACCGCTTCTGAATACCGCTTTCAGAGTCTTCGGAGCTCTTCTAGTGGTTTTC GTACTGAAAAACTCTG CTGACGCCAAGAAGGTATTGAACATCAATGACAAAGTCAAGGACTTCGTTCAGAAACTGGGAAGACAACACAACACGAAAGTTGTGTGGTGGGACATGTATGCCAAGCCAGAGAAGCTCCTCAGTAAAGGAGACTACAAAAA GTACCAAGTGTTCGCCAAGGCAGACCCAATGCGCTACGGGGCGCGGTCTAACGGCACAAATATACCGAACACCGTGTATGTGACAAGGTTCCACAACGAGCAGCCTTCGCATTCTCAGAAGGTCGTCATAAAGCGTAAAACGCGCCGAGAGAAGCACGCCTCCTGGCAGTCTACAAAATCCATCCACCTCGATGTCAACCTCAGGACGTCGCTTTCTCTGTCTGGAATCTTCAACTTCAGAGCCGGCCTCGACTACAGCTACGACCTGACGAGTGCCGAGAGCCACGTGGAAAAGGAAGTCGTGGAGTTTGAAATCGAAAAAGAGATAACCATCCCTCCTCGCACTATGGTGGAAGTAGAATGGATAATCACGGAATCTGTTCAG CGCTATCCGTGGAAATCGGACGTTCTGCTGGACGGGTGGTTCGCGCTCTTGTTCGAGAAACGCGTGCACAACCACAATCTCTGGTTCCACCCCATCGACGTGATCAAGGACCCTGACCTCAAACTGCACGAACCGTCGGGGGTGGTGTTCACCACCGAAGGAATCGCCGAGGGTGTCCATTTGATCACGAATGATTTGCGAGTCCGACAGTACCCTCTCGTGGCGGGAACTTCGGCATCGGCGAACACGACCACCTACCACCTGAGAGGGAGAGACGTTGTGTCCAGGACAATCAAGGAGACGTCGCTTGCTGGTGCCGAAACTTCGCTCTAG